A region from the Brassica napus cultivar Da-Ae chromosome C8, Da-Ae, whole genome shotgun sequence genome encodes:
- the BNAC08G49660D gene encoding uncharacterized protein BNAC08G49660D isoform X1 yields the protein MDRLVSGEQDFEVDIEAGLAHVTQESTSDNASETIDDDVNYPLMGDEENPTETNSQSLDVSERKRDVVKFKKPRKASKPPRPPKRPSLTASDHKVMREIAELAMRKRERIERMKKSLRRIKAAKSSSSSSSFSYISIFSMIVTVLFLGILVSQGFFAGNSNLSSDISPAPIVSPDNQLVSAQLYNDPSPTTSYSFRYTRKRISGAEEGEDSRDVTR from the exons ATGGACCGATTGGTTTCGGGGGAACAAGATTTTGAAGTAGACATTGAAGCTGGTCTAGCTCATGTTACGCAAGAATCCACTTCAGACAATGCGTCCGAAACGATTGATGATGACGTAAACTATCCATTAATGGGAGACGAGGAGAACCCGACAGAAACAAACAGTCAGAGTTTAGATGTCTCTGAGAGAAAACGCGATGTTGTAAAGTTCAAGAAACCAAGAAAGGCTTCAAAGCCACCTAGACCTCCAAAACGCCCTTCTTTGACTGCGAGTGACCACAAGGTGATGAGGGAAATAGCAGAGCTCGCTATGAGAAAGCGTGAAAGGATTGAAAGGATGAAAAAATCTCTAAGAAGAATCAAAGCAGccaagtcatcatcatcatcatcatcgttttCATACATTAGTATCTTCTCGATGATAGTAACGGTTCTGTTCCTCGGTATTCTTGTCTCTCAAG GCTTCTTTGCTGGCAATTCGAATCTGAGTTCAGACATCTCGCCTGCACCAATTGTTTCACCTGACAACCAATTGGTTTCAGCTCAGTTATACAATGATCCTAGCCCTACCACCTCATACAG TTTCAGATACACGAGGAAGCGAATTTCGGGTGCCGAAGAAGGAGAAGACTCAAGAGATGTTACCAGATGA
- the BNAC08G49660D gene encoding uncharacterized protein BNAC08G49660D isoform X2: MDRLVSGEQDFEVDIEAGLAHVTQESTSDNASETIDDDVNYPLMGDEENPTETNSQSLDVSERKRDVVKFKKPRKASKPPRPPKRPSLTASDHKVMREIAELAMRKRERIERMKKSLRRIKAAKSSSSSSSFSYISIFSMIVTVLFLGILVSQGFFAGNSNLSSDISPAPIVSPDNQLVSAQLYNDPSPTTSYRYTRKRISGAEEGEDSRDVTR; encoded by the exons ATGGACCGATTGGTTTCGGGGGAACAAGATTTTGAAGTAGACATTGAAGCTGGTCTAGCTCATGTTACGCAAGAATCCACTTCAGACAATGCGTCCGAAACGATTGATGATGACGTAAACTATCCATTAATGGGAGACGAGGAGAACCCGACAGAAACAAACAGTCAGAGTTTAGATGTCTCTGAGAGAAAACGCGATGTTGTAAAGTTCAAGAAACCAAGAAAGGCTTCAAAGCCACCTAGACCTCCAAAACGCCCTTCTTTGACTGCGAGTGACCACAAGGTGATGAGGGAAATAGCAGAGCTCGCTATGAGAAAGCGTGAAAGGATTGAAAGGATGAAAAAATCTCTAAGAAGAATCAAAGCAGccaagtcatcatcatcatcatcatcgttttCATACATTAGTATCTTCTCGATGATAGTAACGGTTCTGTTCCTCGGTATTCTTGTCTCTCAAG GCTTCTTTGCTGGCAATTCGAATCTGAGTTCAGACATCTCGCCTGCACCAATTGTTTCACCTGACAACCAATTGGTTTCAGCTCAGTTATACAATGATCCTAGCCCTACCACCTCATACAG ATACACGAGGAAGCGAATTTCGGGTGCCGAAGAAGGAGAAGACTCAAGAGATGTTACCAGATGA
- the LOC106374059 gene encoding leucine-rich repeat extensin-like protein 6, with amino-acid sequence MPEILRLMDLTASFLMAVVFLASPVMIDAARSPVEKLSEDPIKCTLCIQNPPPPPSPPPPSCPSPPPPSPPPPSSPPPPKMSYCPPPPKQEVYFSPPPPPPSYVYASPPGDLYPVDHDFGGAAAGEMFTTVMLIALLVIGFMVL; translated from the coding sequence ATGCCGGAGATATTGCGTTTGATGGATCTCACGGCCTCATTCCTCATGGCCGTTGTGTTTCTTGCATCTCCGGTTATGATTGATGCCGCACGTTCTCCAGTTGAAAAGCTCAGCGAGGATCCCATTAAGTGCACACTTTGTATCCAAAATCCACCGCCTCCaccgtctcctcctcctccttcttgtCCCTCGCCGCCTCCACCATCTCCGCCACCTCCTTCTTCACCACCGCCTCCAAAAATGTCCTACTGCCCACCGCCACCAAAGCAGGAGGTCTACTTTTCGCCGCCGCCACCTCCCCCTTCTTACGTATACGCGTCTCCACCGGGAGACTTGTACCCCGTTGACCATGACTTCGGAGGAGCGGCTGCTGGAGAGATGTTCACCACCGTTATGCTGATTGCGCTTCTAGTTATCGGTTTCATGGTTCTTTGA
- the LOC106377343 gene encoding cytochrome c oxidase assembly protein COX11, mitochondrial — translation MSWSKACRGTRISSYLENLHRTSLHSTRTVPLVPWSRYGNQYNLRSKRALWGSSSSFFPLNSHSAAAKSMLLGGAHRQYSTQSITETKSKKMLYYLTGVVFGMVGLTYAAVPLYRTFCQATGYGGTVQRKETVEEKIARHSESGTVTEREIVVQFNADVADGMQWKFTPTQREVRVKPGESALAFYTAENKSSAPITGVSTYNVTPMKAGVYFNKIQCFCFEEQRLLPGEQIDMPVFFYIDPEFETDPRMDGINNLILSYTFFKVSEENTSDSVDNKSSVPVQETK, via the exons ATGTCGTGGTCGAAGGCATGTAGAGGGACTCGAATTTCGTCATATTTAGAGAATCTTCATCGAACATCGTTGCATTCAACGAG GACCGTGCCTCTTGTTCCTTGGTCTCGTTATGGCAATCAGTATAATCTCCGAAGCAAGAGAGCGCTTTGGGGAAGCTCATCTTCGTTTTTCCCTTTGAATTCTCATTCCGCTGCTGCTAAATCGATGTTGCTCGGTGGTGCTCATCGACAGTATTCTACTCAGTCGATAACAGAAACCAAATCAAAGAAAATGCTCTACTACCTAACTGGTGTTGTCTTTGGCATGGTGGGGCTAACTTACGCCGCTGTGCCATTGTATAGAACGTTCTGCCAAGCTACTGGTTATGGAGGTACTGTTCAACGCAAAGAG ACTGTTGAGGAGAAGATTGCTAGGCATTCAGAATCTGGCACCGTCACCGAAAG GGAGATTGTGGTGCAGTTCAATGCTGATGTTGCAGATGGGATGCAGTGGAAGTTCACTCCAACTCAAAGAGAG GTGAGAGTAAAGCCAGGAGAAAGCGCGCTGGCCTTTTACACTGCTGAAAACAAAAGCTCAGCTCCAATAACCGGAGTCTCCACATACAATGTCACTCCCATGAAG GCGGGAGTTTATTTCAACAAGATACAATGTTTTTGCTTTGAGGAGCAGCGACTTCTTCCCGGAGAACAGATCGACATGCCG GTCTTCTTCTATATTGATCCGGAGTTTGAGACTGATCCAAGAATGGACGGAATCAACAATCTGATATTGTCTTACACTTTCTTCAAAGTGTCCGAGGAAAATACTTCAGATTCGGTCGACAATAAAAGCTCTGTTCCAGTTCAAGAAACCAAGTAA